A portion of the Sebastes fasciatus isolate fSebFas1 chromosome 2, fSebFas1.pri, whole genome shotgun sequence genome contains these proteins:
- the scamp2l gene encoding secretory carrier membrane protein 2, like: MSGLDSNPFVDPLDINPFQDASITEATSGVTDEFNPFSATEMGNHTGTTIPISATSSQPAILQTSVEQSAQASAAAGQANLIKQQEELEKKAAELERKEQDLQNRTAGRALNSGAKENNWPPLPSFSPVKPCFHQDFEEEIPDEYRRICKRMYYLWMFHSATLFLNVLGCLAYFTADSQYGVDFGLSILWFLLFTPVSFICWYRPVYKAFRSDSSFSFFFFFFVFFIQVAVYIIQTVGIPKWGNSGWIAAISMIGKNLPVAVVMMVVAGFFTVNAILAVILLKMVHGKYRRTGASFTKAQHEFSTGVMTNRTVQSAAAGAATSAAQGAFGMSQGN, encoded by the exons ATGTCAGGACTAGACAGCAACCCCTTCGTGGACCCGTTGGACATAAACCCCTTCCAG GATGCTTCAATCACAGAAGCCACCAGCGGAGTCACTGACGAGTTCAACCCATTCTCTGCAACTGAAATg GGAAACCACACTGGCACGACAATCCCCATCTCCGCTACCTCCTCTCAACCCGCCATCCTGCAGACCTCTGTGGAGCAGAGCGCACAa GCGAGTGCAGCTGCTGGCCAGGCCAACCTGATCAAacagcaggaggagctggagaagaaAGCAGCTGAGCTGGAGCGGAAGGAGCAGGACCTGCAGAACAGGACCGCAGGCAGAGCGCTCAACTCTGGTG CTAAAGAGAACAACTGGCCACCTCTGCCCTCGTTCTCCCCCGTGAAGCCGTGCTTCCATCAGGACTTTGAGGAGGAAATCCCTGACGAGTACCGCAGGATCTGCAAGAGGATGTACTACCTCTGGATGT TCCACAGTGCCACTCTCTTCCTCAACGTGCTGGGCTGCCTGGCTTACTTCACGGCAGACTCTCAGTACGGCGTTGACTTCGGTCTGTCCATCCTCTGGTTCCTCCTCTTCACCCCTGTGTCCTTCATCTGCTGGTACCGGCCCGTCTACAAGGCCTTCAG GTCTGACAGCTCCTTcagcttctttttcttcttctttgtctttttcatcCAAGTGGCGGTGTACATCATCCAGACTGTGGGGATCCCCAAGTGGGGAAACAG CGGATGGATCGCAGCCATCAGCATGATTGGCAAAAACTTGCCCGTGgcggtggtgatgatggtggtggccGGCTTTTTCACTGTTAACGCTATCCTGGCAGTCATCCTACTCAAAATG GTCCACGGGAAATACAGAAGGACAGGTGCCAGCTTCACCAAGGCCCAGCACGAGTTCTCCACCGGAGTCATGACCAACAGAACTGTCCAGTCTGCTGCAGCCGGCGCTGCCACCTCCGCTGCCCAGGGAGCCTTTGGCATGAGCCAGGGGAATTAG